In one Butyrivibrio proteoclasticus B316 genomic region, the following are encoded:
- a CDS encoding 2-hydroxyacyl-CoA dehydratase family protein, producing MATVRREWRGVKDTGADFYEWARMWGMLLATFSKDLVPAMMGAVHYRWMDSYFCCHSFMDKNTLGLRGRALKMHHELIYAIFRYVAENLVLLMKSDEKVGNCTELSKKIVLFDEMTMSQIMAGFPDLIGIPYQLMPVFLLSEIDQLACMPYIDAVESYGLPSDTCPVPSSECGAAVIDALPHMGACFISSSMPCDGSVMASSYTNRRFKDLPTYHLAFPVRYEDESIMDAAVKDIKGCIKFIEDNTGAKWNWDAYFAAMKRFNIETKYELQKWEINQTPNPQLIGPCYELFRKWNYEMDGGLDPRIIKTFYNVDKIMKKAYEMKDEPWRGKMKYRAIVWSIPAHYYANFSNWMANCWGVDILVEMESLNFTKPLETENKDEAFKDLARLYERMVMRRHTNGGYDHVVTELWRQCEQWNVDFVLMYQHVSCKNMATVQGLFEDQARERGIKLLWVSHDLMDPRTVSRKDMRATVNEFMRTVMKAEPIDPSLEDFEDDTTW from the coding sequence ATGGCTACAGTCAGGCGTGAGTGGCGTGGCGTCAAGGATACAGGCGCCGATTTCTACGAATGGGCAAGAATGTGGGGTATGCTTCTTGCAACATTTTCCAAGGACCTTGTTCCGGCAATGATGGGAGCCGTTCACTACAGATGGATGGATTCGTATTTTTGCTGTCATTCCTTTATGGATAAAAATACTCTTGGATTAAGAGGAAGAGCTCTTAAGATGCATCATGAGCTCATCTATGCGATTTTTAGATACGTTGCAGAAAACCTTGTACTTTTGATGAAATCTGATGAGAAGGTTGGAAACTGTACTGAACTTTCCAAGAAGATAGTTCTTTTTGATGAAATGACAATGTCGCAGATTATGGCAGGATTTCCTGATCTAATTGGAATTCCGTATCAGCTGATGCCGGTATTTCTTTTGTCTGAAATTGATCAGCTGGCGTGCATGCCATATATTGATGCGGTCGAGTCCTATGGACTTCCGTCTGACACTTGTCCCGTTCCGTCATCTGAGTGTGGTGCAGCAGTCATAGATGCGCTTCCTCACATGGGAGCATGCTTTATTTCAAGTTCTATGCCTTGCGACGGCTCAGTAATGGCATCGTCCTATACAAACCGCAGATTCAAGGATCTTCCTACTTATCATCTGGCTTTCCCGGTTAGATATGAGGACGAATCCATAATGGATGCAGCGGTAAAAGATATAAAGGGATGCATTAAGTTTATCGAGGATAATACTGGTGCTAAGTGGAACTGGGATGCATATTTTGCCGCAATGAAGAGGTTCAATATAGAAACAAAGTATGAGCTTCAGAAGTGGGAGATCAACCAGACACCTAACCCACAGCTCATCGGACCATGCTACGAGCTGTTCCGCAAGTGGAACTATGAAATGGATGGTGGTCTTGATCCGCGTATCATTAAGACTTTCTACAACGTAGACAAGATCATGAAGAAGGCCTATGAGATGAAGGATGAGCCTTGGCGTGGCAAGATGAAATACAGAGCTATCGTATGGTCTATTCCGGCACATTATTATGCAAACTTCTCCAACTGGATGGCTAACTGTTGGGGCGTAGATATTCTGGTAGAAATGGAGTCGCTTAACTTCACTAAGCCTCTTGAAACAGAGAACAAGGATGAAGCTTTTAAAGATCTTGCAAGACTTTATGAGCGAATGGTAATGAGACGTCACACAAACGGCGGCTACGATCATGTTGTAACAGAGCTTTGGAGACAGTGTGAACAGTGGAATGTAGATTTTGTTCTCATGTATCAGCACGTTTCCTGTAAGAATATGGCTACTGTTCAGGGATTATTTGAGGATCAGGCAAGAGAGCGCGGCATTAAACTCCTTTGGGTCAGCCACGATCTTATGGATCCAAGAACTGTTTCAAGAAAGGATATGCGAGCCACGGTCAATGAATTTATGCGCACTGTGATGAAGGCCGAACCAATCGATCCTTCACTTGAAGATTTCGAGGATGACACCACATGGTGA
- a CDS encoding 2-hydroxyacyl-CoA dehydratase family protein gives MQDLKHLITFEKWLEDASNPLVREAQDEGKYAIGYTCYHMPEVLLNIDNCFSVRMRAPRVGSIDISTYYMSNYTCEFARSLLENSIEGGYRFLDGIAGVDACSAMNRCYEHIEILKCNEKPHFFVTHTDVPYKVEEYNFDQVATQMRLRLLDVMHEKLGTDVSDEAIRKAVELHNEMCRVITEIGNFRKEANPRITGYEFHVICLASYCCPTAKILPLLKETLEELKNRKPDEKNNFRARVVVVGSEIDDLNFTRLLEEAGAMVVADRYCYGSFPGREEIKLNDHEDVVRQIARHYMLTSECPRYMAEEKVKQRKDTVDKLAKEYGADGIIYEQMKYCDFWAFERPLASHIMTEEYGWPTLSIDRSYNVHNSGQLRTRFQAFVEALEIKKIRKEREVM, from the coding sequence TTGCAAGACCTAAAGCATTTAATCACTTTTGAAAAATGGCTGGAGGATGCATCTAATCCCCTGGTCAGGGAGGCTCAGGATGAAGGCAAGTATGCTATAGGCTATACCTGCTATCACATGCCGGAAGTACTCTTGAATATTGACAATTGTTTTTCTGTAAGAATGCGTGCTCCAAGAGTGGGGTCGATTGATATTTCTACCTATTACATGTCAAATTATACCTGCGAGTTTGCCAGATCTCTTTTGGAGAACAGTATTGAGGGCGGCTACAGGTTCCTTGACGGAATAGCAGGTGTTGATGCGTGTTCTGCAATGAACAGATGTTATGAGCATATTGAGATTCTGAAGTGTAACGAGAAGCCGCATTTCTTTGTGACACACACCGATGTGCCTTACAAGGTTGAAGAGTACAATTTTGATCAGGTTGCAACACAGATGAGGCTGAGGCTTCTTGATGTGATGCACGAGAAGCTTGGAACAGATGTTTCTGATGAAGCAATTCGCAAGGCTGTAGAACTACACAATGAAATGTGCCGCGTTATCACAGAAATCGGCAATTTCCGCAAGGAAGCCAATCCTCGGATAACCGGATATGAGTTCCATGTAATCTGTCTTGCAAGCTATTGTTGCCCGACAGCCAAGATCCTGCCTCTTCTCAAAGAAACGCTTGAGGAGCTGAAAAACAGAAAGCCTGATGAAAAGAATAATTTCAGGGCGAGGGTAGTTGTTGTCGGCTCAGAGATAGATGATCTTAATTTCACAAGACTTCTCGAGGAAGCCGGTGCTATGGTTGTAGCTGACAGATACTGCTATGGTTCTTTCCCCGGAAGAGAAGAGATCAAGTTAAATGATCATGAAGATGTTGTCAGACAGATAGCCAGACATTATATGCTGACTTCTGAGTGCCCTAGATATATGGCCGAAGAAAAGGTTAAGCAGAGAAAAGATACAGTAGATAAGCTGGCAAAAGAGTATGGTGCTGACGGTATTATTTATGAACAGATGAAGTACTGTGATTTCTGGGCATTTGAGAGACCTCTTGCGAGCCATATCATGACTGAGGAGTACGGATGGCCGACACTTTCAATCGACAGATCCTACAACGTACATAATTCCGGTCAGCTGCGAACAAGATTCCAGGCCTTTGTAGAAGCTCTGGAAATCAAGAAGATCAGAAAAGAAAGGGAGGTAATGTGA
- a CDS encoding ATP-binding protein, whose protein sequence is MGVNTKIIALTGKGGVGKTSLSACIVRVLTDIYPDSKILAIDADPAVGLSVALGVKPKLTLDEIRKKVAEDVTGKLRDTQDILAEAKFQLYETMVEKEGFAFLAIGRPEAAGCYCAINTYLRKVIEILVDDFDYVVIDGEAGIEQINRRVLEKVTHLVCVSDQSRKGLQIIETIRNVADELVMYDKIGLIVNRAPLPEKITEKEIGSVPVVAVIRPDDVMTENDIEGKSVFELPADSLILEGARTALKNMGVIDEY, encoded by the coding sequence ATGGGGGTTAATACTAAGATTATTGCGCTAACGGGCAAGGGGGGTGTTGGCAAGACATCGCTTTCAGCCTGCATTGTGCGCGTTTTGACGGATATTTATCCAGATTCTAAAATTCTTGCAATTGATGCGGATCCGGCAGTTGGATTATCGGTTGCTCTTGGAGTCAAACCCAAGCTTACTCTCGATGAGATCAGAAAGAAGGTTGCCGAGGATGTAACAGGGAAACTCCGTGATACGCAGGATATTCTTGCAGAAGCAAAATTCCAGTTATATGAAACAATGGTAGAAAAAGAGGGCTTTGCATTTCTGGCCATAGGAAGGCCGGAGGCTGCAGGTTGCTATTGTGCTATAAATACATATCTGCGCAAGGTTATCGAAATACTGGTAGATGACTTTGACTACGTTGTAATTGATGGAGAGGCAGGTATAGAGCAGATAAACAGGCGTGTTCTTGAAAAGGTTACGCACCTTGTATGTGTGTCCGATCAGAGTCGTAAGGGACTTCAGATTATAGAAACTATCAGGAATGTAGCGGATGAGCTTGTGATGTATGACAAGATAGGGCTCATAGTTAACAGAGCACCACTTCCTGAGAAAATTACAGAAAAAGAGATAGGGAGCGTTCCTGTCGTTGCAGTGATAAGGCCTGACGATGTTATGACGGAAAATGATATAGAAGGAAAGAGCGTTTTTGAGCTTCCGGCTGATTCACTGATCCTTGAAGGCGCCCGGACGGCTCTTAAAAATATGGGTGTTATTGATGAATATTAA